The sequence below is a genomic window from Photobacterium atrarenae.
CGCATCTGAGCGTCAGTCTTTGTCCAGGGGGCCGCCTTCGCCACCGGTATTCCTTCAGATCTCTACGCATTTCACCGCTACACCTGAAATTCTACCCCCCTCTACAAGACTCTAGCCTGCCAGTTCCAAATGCGATTCCGAGGTTGAGCCCCGGGCTTTCACATCTGGCTTAACAAGCCGCCTGCATGCGCTTTACGCCCAGTAATTCCGATTAACGCTCGCACCCTCCGTATTACCGCGGCTGCTGGCACGGAGTTAGCCGGTGCTTCTTCTGTCGCTAACGTCAAACAACCAGGCTATTAACCTGGCCGCCTTCCTCACGACTGAAAGTGCTTTACAACCCGAAGGCCTTCTTCACACACGCGGCATGGCTGCATCAGGGTTTCCCCCATTGTGCAATATTCCCCACTGCTGCCTCCCGTAGGAGTCTGGACCGTGTCTCAGTTCCAGTGTGGCTGATCATCCTCTCAGACCAGCTAGAGATCGTCGCCTTGGTGAGCCGTTACCTCACCAACCAGCTAATCTCACCTGGGCTAATCCTGACGCGAGAGGCCCGAAGGTCCCCCTCTTTGGTCCGAAGACGTTATGCGGTATTAGCCATCGTTTCCAATGGTTATCCCCCACATCAGGGCATATTCCCAGGCATTACTCACCCGTCCGCCGCTCGCCGCCCTTAACGTTCCCCGAAGGTTCAGTTAAGTCGCTGCCGCTCGACTTGCATGTGTTAGGCCTGCCGCCAGCGTTCAATCTGAGCCATGATCAAACTCTTCAATTAAAGTTTTGTTGTTTCCGAAGAAACGGCTCAGTGATTACTGATAAATTGACTGTGCTGATATAGCCGAAGCTATGTCGTTTTGGTCACTCAGTTCACTGATAAATCTTTTGACTATCATTTCACGAGTGCCCACACAGATTGCATGGTCAAATTGTTAAAGAGCAGATCTCTACTTCGCCAACCGGCTTGTTTGTCGCCGTGCTCCGTGTCGATGAGGTGGCATTATAGAGAGTTCGATCACATACGCAAGGGCTAAGTTGAAATAATTTTGTAATTTCAGCTCGAGCGTACAATTATCACTCAAAGCCTACGTTTTTCGATGTTAATTACATCATCGCGAGGCTATTCTGATTAAGTAAACTGTCAATTTCGGGGTTTTCTTTCCATGCAAACTGCATTTCGTTCCTACAAAGGTACTTTTCCCACCATCGCGCCAACCTGCTATATCGACCCCTCTGCCGTGCTGGTCGGTGACATTCACCTCGCAACAGATGCCAGCATCTGGCCCTTAGTTGCCGCACGCGGCGATGTAAATCGTATTTCCATCGGTGCTCGCACCAATGTTCAGGACGGCAGTGTGCTGCATGTCACCCGAAAAAGTCCGGAGACCCCGAATGGCCACCCACTAATTATTGGTCAAGATGTGACAATTGGCCACAAAGCCATGCTACATGGCTGCCAGGTGGGTGACAGAGTCTTGGTCGGGATGGGCGCGATTCTTCTTGATGGTGCTGTGATTGAAGATGACGTGATTATCGGGGCAGGGTGTCTGGTGCCGCCGGGAAAACGACTGGAAAGCGGCTATCTCTATATCGGCAGCCCGGCAAAGCAAGCGCGGCCACTGACCGAGCAGGAACGGGCATTTCTTCCCGTCTCTGCAGATAACTATGTCAGATTGAAAAACGACTATCTGGCTGAGGACTGATCCTCAGCCAATCTCAATGGCCCCTTCAGCGTTAAACGCTTCATCTTCAATCAAGTCCTCTGCCAGTTCTTCCAGGTCGAAGCGGCTGGCAGCAAACGCCGCCAGAATATCCGCCTCTTGATGGAGTGGTTGGGCAGCTCGTTGCTCTAACCAGGCCCGACTGACCCAGCATGTAATTAAGGCGCCGGCCTGCTGCGCCGGAAAACTTACCGCTTGCTTGGCATTGTCCCAGTGCTGAATGTCGGCAAATAATATATCTTGGTTCATGGTTATTCCTGCATTAAACGACGCAGCTCCCGCTGGACTTGCTTCGCGCCCGGACGAAGGCCGCGCCATAACATAAAGCTTTCTGCCGCCTGTCCCACCAGCATCCCCAGTCCGTCCAACACGACTTTTGCACCCAACTGTTGCGCCCATTGGTTAAATGTCGTGGGTCCACTCCCGTAGACCATGTCATAGCACACCTTAGACGGCTGGATCAGGCTTTCCGGGATCCCAGGCAACTGACCGCTCAAGCTGGCAGAAGTAGAATTGATGATCACATCATATTGTCCCCCCGCCAGTTCATCGAGGGCGACGGCGTTGACCGGGCCATGCGCCGCAAAGGCATCGACCAACGCCTCTGCTTTGGCAAGCGTTCGGTTAGTGATGGTGATGGATGACGGCTGCTGCGCCAGTAACGGCAGGATCACTCCCCGCGCAGCGCCCCCGGCCCCAATCAGCAGAATTCGCTGATCCGCCAGGGTGACCTGGTGTTGCAGCAGATCCTGCACCAGTCCTTCACCATCGGTATTATCGCCAAGCACGAGCCCGTCATCGAGTTTCTTCAAGGTATTGACCGCCCCCGCTAGTTTGGCGCGCTCGGTCAGCTGATCGGCATATTGATACGCATCCTCTTTAAAGGGCACCGTCACATTACAGCCCCGTCCGCCGTCGGCAAAAAAAGCATCCGCAGCCACCCGGAATTCCCCCAGCGGCACCAGTTGTGCTGCATAGTGCATCGACTGGCTGGTCTGACGGGCAAACAAGGTGTGTATCAGTGGCGATTTACTCTGCGCAATCGGGTTGCCAAATACTACGTATTGATCCATGTAGCGGGGTTCCATATATAAGAGAAAGGGTCGATATTTCGACCCTATCACTGCTCCCCGGCAAGCTCAATCACTTCCTGGGCCGACTACCAGATACGCGGTTTGAGGTAATGCTCATAAAGTGCAGCCTCCGGCGATCCCGACTCCGGCTCGTAGCAATACTCCCAGCGTACCAGAGGTGGCATCGACATCAGGATCGATTCGGTCCGGCCACCGCTCTGAAGGCCAAACAAGGTGCCGCGGTCATACACCAGGTTGAACTCAACATAACGACCGCGACGGTACAGCTGGAACTGGCGCTCGCGCTCACCGTACTTCGTGTCTTTGCGTTTCTCCACAATCGGCAGATACGCATCCAGATAACCATTCCCGACCGCCTGCATATAGGCAAAGCTCTTCTCGAACCCCCACAGGTTCAGATCATCGAAGAACAGACCGCCCACCCCCCGGGTTTCATTCCGGTGCGGCAGGAAGAAATAACGATCACACCAGGCTTTATGCTCGGTATACACCTCATCACCAAATGGCTGGCACAAAGCTTTGGCTGTGTCATGCCAGTGCTGACAGTCTTCCTCGAACGGATAAAACGGGGTCAGGTCGAAACCGCCACCAAACCACCACACCGGCTCTTCACCTTCTTTCTCTGCAATGAAAAACCGGACATTGGCATGGGAGGTCGGCACATAAGGATTGTTCGGGTGGATCACCAGTGACACCCCCATGGCTTCAAAGCTGCGCCCGGCCAGCTCAGGGCGGTGCGCCGTGGCAGATCCCGGCATCTCCGCCCCGTAGACGTGAGAGAAGTTTACCCCGGCCTGCTCGAACACCTGGCCCTGGCGCAAGACCCGGCTGCGGCCGCCGCCCCCTTGCTCCCGCTCCCAGGCATCCTGCTCAAAGGTTGCCTGACCGTCTTGCTGCTCAAGGGCCTGGCAAATGCGATCCTGAAGGTCTAACAAAAACGATTTTACGGCTTGCTTACTCACATCTTGCATCATTGATTATCCTTGGCGAAAAACTTTCCCTGTCAGAGCATCCCGGATCTCAGACGGATTGTCACGCCCGCCGGTCTCCCCTTGTAAAATAGCCGGCAGGTACTGACCCAGTTGCTGCTTCACCTCTTCGGCACTGCGCCCCGGCGCCTGGCCGGTCAAGTTGGCACTGGTTGAGGTCAGCGGCTTACCAAACTGGCGGCAGAGCTGCTGCACCAACGGATGATCTGTGACCCGAACCGCAATGGTGTCAAACTGTCCGGTCAGAAACGCCGGAATCCCCGGTTTGGTCGGCATCACCCAAGTCACCGGGCCGGGCCAGGTCTCGAATATCCGCTGCTTTTGCGCTTCGCTGAGCTGGCTGTCATCCACATAAGGCGCTAGTTGCTCATAGTCGGCAGCGATCAGGATCAGGCCTTTTTCAATCGGGCGCTGTTTTAGCGCCAGCAGTTTATGCACCGCCTGTTCATTATCCGGATCGCACCCAACCCCAAACACGGCCTCAGTCGGGTAAGCCACCACTTCACCTTGCTGCAGCGCAGCAACCACTTGCGTTAAATTTTCCACGTCACCCTCATTCAGGCATCGCTCCGATACCCGTATTAACCTCGTTGCGGGTATTTTACCCACTCCTGCCGAACAAGACCATGTCCGGCAATATCCCTTAACAAAAGCTGGCACAAACTCTGACGCAAACGTTTTCCTTCATAAAAAATCACCGTATAATGCGCGCCAAGCCTTGTTGCCTTCCATTAGCTAACCCAAAGGAGATCGGGATGAAAGTCGGGATTATCATGGGCTCAAAGTCAGACTGGCCAACCATGCAGCACGCCGCTGAGATGTTGGAACGCTTCAACGTACCGTATGAAACCAAAGTGGTTTCAGCGCACCGGACTCCACACCTGCTGGCTGAATATGCAGAAACCGCCCATGAGCGCGGCATTAAGGTAATCATTGCCGGTGCCGGCGGCGCCGCCCATCTGCCAGGCATGACCGCCGCATTTACCAGTGTGCCGGTCCTGGGCGTGCCGGTCCAGTCACGGGCACTCAAAGGCATGGACTCTCTGCTGTCGATCGTCCAGATGCCCAAAGGGGTTGCTGTCGGTACCCTGGCCATCGGTGATGCCGGTGCCGCCAATGCCGGGTTGCTGGCCGCCCAAATCATCGGCACCCAGGACAGCACCGTGATGGCAGCCGTCGACGCGTTCCGCCAGGAACAAACCGAGACGGTCCTGAGCAACCCGAACCCGGCCGAGGACGTATCATGAAGGTCTTGGTACTCGGCGCCGGGCAACTGGCAAGAATGATGGCCCTGGCCGGGGCGCCGCTCAACATTGAGGTTCTGGCCTATGATGTCGGCACCGGGCATGTAGTCCATCCGCTGACCCAACAGCTGATGATGAAAGGACTCAACACAGCGATCACCTACGCCCATGTGATCACGGCGGAATTCGAGCACATCCCGCATGACATTCTGGATCTCTGCGCCGCCAGCGGGAAATTTCGCCCGACTGCCGAAGCCATCAAAGCCGGAGGCGATCGCCGTCTTGAGAAGAGCCTGCTCGATCGCGCCGGCGTTGCCAATGCGACCTATCACCTCATTACAACCCGCGACGACTTTGAGCAGGCGATTGAGAAAGTCGGTCTGCCAATGGTGCTGAAAAGTGCCCTGGGCGGCTATGACGGCAAAGGGCAGTGGCGACTCAAATCGGCCGACGCCAAGGAAGCGATCTGGGCTGAGCTGGAATCCTTCCTGCAAGCGGCGCCGGAGCAGGCCATTGTCGCCGAGGCCTTCATCCCGTTTGATCGGGAAGTGTCGGTGATCGGCGCCCGCGGGCAAGACGGTAGCCTCGCCATTTACCCGCTGACCGAAAATACCCACAGCAATGGCGTCCTCAGCCTGTCGGTCGCCCAATCTGATTCGCAGGCGCTGCAAGCCGAAGCCGAGGCTATGTTCAAGGCACTGGCCGAAACGCTTGATTATGTCGGCGTGCTGGCGATTGAGTTCTTCGAGGTCAACGGTACCTTGCTGGTCAATGAAATCGCGCCGCGGGTTCACAACTCCGGCCACTGGACCCAGCAAGGCGCAGAAACCTGCCAGTTTGAAAATCATCTCCGCGCCGTGTGCGGGTTACCGCTGGGCAGCACCGCTTTGCTTCGCCCGACAGCGATGGTCAATATCCTCGGCGAGGATACTCTGGATGACGCAATCCTGGGTCTGCCGCACTGTCATGTTCACTGGTACGGGAAAGAAAAGCGACCGGGGCGGAAAATGGGGCATATCAATGTCTGCGCCAGCCCTAAGTGCGACCTGAAAGCCGCCTTAGACGAGCTGGCTGCACACTTAGACCCACAGGCATTTCCGGTAGTGCGGATTTAACCCCTAAATACAAACGCTAAAGATCAAAAAAGCCAGCAATCGCTGGCTTTTTTATTTCAGAAACTGAGTCGCTAGGAGGTCATGATTTAAAGCCCGCGGCGGATCACGCCTGATATGCATGACATTTACGCGCCGCACACTGCAATTTGATCCCGCTCGCCAGCTTTTTCTCTATCAACAAACCAAAGCCACACTGCTGGCAGGCTCCGGCCACCGGCTTGAAGTTCACCGCAAACCGGCACGCTGGATATTGATCGCAGGCATAAAACGTTTTGCCATAGCGAGACTTGCGCTCAACCAAATGACCCCGACCACAATCAGGGCAGGTGAGTTGGGTGTCTGCGGCTTTACGCTCTGGTGATTCAATATGATGACATGCCGGGTACCCGGCACAACCGATGAACATCCCGTAACGCCCCTGACGGAGCAGCAGCTCTTCGCCACACTCCGGACAAGGGGTACCTAAGCGTTTGACGATGTGGCCGTCATTGTGGCTGAGCGATTGAATAAAATCACACGCAGGGTAGGCCGAGCAGCCTAAAAAAGGGCCACGCTTACTGTTGCGCATCACCAATTCGGCGCCGCACCGGGGACAATGCTGCTCTAGCGCATGCTCTCGCGCTGAAAACAGTTGCTCGTCAATTTTTCCTGCCATACCACTTGGTCACGTTCATCCGAGGAATCAGTGAATATACCCGTCTTCCACGCCATAAAGAAGCTCTTCCATCTGGCTATAGGCACTCTCGTTGCCCGGTGCATTGAACAGCACCATCAGAATAATCCATTTCAGATCATCAAGAGAGAATTCCGCCGTTTCCAGTTCCATCACCCGATCAATCACCATTTCACGGGTATCGCCGCTCAACACGTGGATTTGTTCCAGGTAGGTCAAAAAACCGCGACAGGCGATATCCAGACGCGCCATTTCCTGGGCGGTGTAGATACGAATCGAGGTCACCGCACTATTATTCATGTACGGGGTATTTTCGGTATCTTGCAATGCAGCCAGTTTCTCTAACCATGTCAGAGCTTTATAGATATCTTCCTGATGGAAGCCGGCGCGTTGCAGCTCATCCGATAGCTCGTCCTGATCGACCAGTAATTCCACATCACTGTGGATGTAGGTCTCAAACAGGTACATTAGGATATCCATCATAACTAGCCTCTCCTCGTTCTGATATAGCCACCGGGCACTGTGGAGACAACACCTCGCAATTCCAGTTCCAGCAATTGCGTCATCACTTCATGTACGGGTTGTTTACAGCGTTCAGCAACTACATCTACGGGTGTTGCTTCATTGCCTACGTTAGCCAACACCGATGAAAATGGCAATTCTTCATTTTCAGGTTGTGGTCGCGGCAAATCTAACTGCTTACTTTTTACACACTCAGTCAGGCTGCCAATCTCCTCAAAAATATCGACCGGGCTTTCTACCAATTTAGCACCGGATTTGATCAATGCATTGCAACCCCGGCTACCAGGCACGTGAATAGAGCCGGGCAGGGCAAACACTTCACGTCCTTGTTCAAGAGCATAGCGCGCAGTGATCAGCGAGCCGCTTTTTTCGGCCGCCTCAATGACTAATACGCCCACCGACAAGCCGCTGATCACCCGGTTGCGGCGCGGAAAGTTTTGCGGCCGGGGCACTTCATCCGGCCAGAATTCAGACACCAGCGCGCCCTGCTCAATAATATGTCCTGCCAGCTCCCGATGGCGAGCGGGGTAGAGCTTATCCAGCCCCGAGCCCAATACCGCCACCGTCGCCCCGCCCGTGCTCAAGGCACCAGCATGGGCCTGGCCGTCAACGCCCAGTGCCAGTCCGCTGGTCACCACATAATCCGCGACAGCCAGCGACGCCGCAAATGCATAAGCCGACTCACGCCCGTCGATACTGGCCGAACGACTACCGACCACAGCCATCTGAGGCCGGTGCAGCCACTGGGGATCCCCCCGGACAAACAACAGCGGCGGGGCCGAAGCGATTTCCTTGAGCAAGGGCGGATAGTCGGGGGAGTCCAGCGTGATGATTGTCTGCAGCTCGCCTTCAGCCCATTGTAAACAGCGCTCAATACGCCGCTCATTCGGCCGAAGCAAGGCTTCAATTTGACGCGGTTTAAAGCCAATCGCATTGAGCTCCTCGGCGGACATCCGGCACAGCTGCCGGGGCGAAGCATGTGGCAGAAGCTGATAGATCTTGTGCCCGCCTAAATTCGGCACCGCTGCCAGCGTCAGCCATGCGACCAAATCGTCGTGATTCATGATTGTTCGGGTGAAGCCGGAGGCAACTGCGGCGGCAGGGCTGCCAGCCCCGGCTCAAACGGTGCCGTGGCCCGGGTCACCACCGCCAGACTGAAGTGTTCATACGGCCGGATCACCATCACATCTCCAATCACCGGGCCGGCAAGCTCAGTGGCGGACGTGTGCTGTTTCACCGCCCCGTAACGATAATTGCCGGCCTCATCCCGGATCGGCACCGCCGGGCGATGTAGCTGAAACACTTGTCCCGCCCGGGCACCATCGAGGTGCCCCCGGTCCAACACCACCACCATGGCTGTGGCCAGATATTGCTGCTGATTGGCCAGTCCCCCCAAGACTTGAGCGTGAAGCCCGCGCGGCGGTTCAGACGGCACAAAGCGCAGCGCCGACTCGCGTACCGGGGCAGGCGAGGGCAACAGGACATCATTCTGACGCACTTCCTGTAATAACGTGGTGATCGCTATCTGACTCCGCTCGTCCGCCTGACCGACAACCGACACCTTGGCAATCGCTTTCAGGGCGATCACTTCAACCGCCTCGCCATTGACCAGCGTCCGGGTAAAACTGGCATCCGGGCGATAAATCCCCCATTGTCGCTGTGGGCTGAGCGGCTCATCAACCCAAACCGCAGTCCCCGGGGAAATAAACTGCTGTCCCTGGCTGTCACCCATCACCCGGGGCAGACGCGAAACATCCGCAGCCGTCAGCAAGCGATGGTCTTCCACATAAGGGATCAACTGCTCCGCAGGTAACGTCAGGATCGGCGTCCGCTCAACCCGGACGCGCGGCGAAAGTTTCACGCTTCTTTTCAGGTGCAACTGCGGCCGGCCGTCGCGCCAGATCAGGTGCAACTGGTCACCGGGATAAATCAAGTGAGGGTTTTGAATGTAATCATTGGCTTGCCACAACTGCGGCCAGCGCCAGGGATCATCGAGAAAATGTTCCGAAATATCCCACAAGGTATCGCCTTTCTGGACGGTATACACCGACGGGGTTTCCGCTTTTACCGTCAAAGGTGCCGCATGCAAGCTGTTGCCGGCGAGACACCACGCCAACACCCACCATACCGTCCATCGCACCATACGCTACTTTCTCCCTGAGTCGCTTCCGTCACCGATAGAAGACAGGTTGGCATCCGACCCGGGACGTGTCTATGCTGGTGAACCAGCCCACCGCCGTTTTTCGGCACACGTCACTCCCTGCCCCGAGGGTTACATGAACGCCGGCAGAATAATGCTTGACCGGCGAAAAGTTACTCCCAGAGACCAGGATGTCAGCCTCGCTTGCCACCGTCGCGGCAACGCAAGGTGCAATTGGCTTCAGGTGCTGTTATTTGATCTTTAAAATGACTAGAATTAGAGCAAATAAGCGATAATCGTTTTTAGCACTATCCATTTGTACGAGTACCTATGTCTGTATTGCAAGTATTAACATTCCCTGATGAGCGTCTGCGCACGGTGGCCAAGCCCGTTGAGGCCGTGACTCCTGAGATCCAAAAAATTGTCGATGACATGCTGGAAACCATGTACGACGAGGAAGGTATCGGCCTGGCCGCTACTCAGGTCGATATCCACCAGCGCATCGTGGTGATCGATATCTCTGAAGAGCGCAATCAGCCGATGGTACTGATCAACCCGGAGATCATCGAAAAACATGGTGAAGACGGTATCGAAGAAGGATGTCTGTCGGTTCCGGGCGCCCGTGCCCTGGTGCCGCGTGCTGCTATTGTCACCGTCAAGGCCCTGAACCGCGACGGCGAGGAATACACATTCGAAGCCGATGATCTACTGGCTATCTGCGTTCAACACGAACTGGATCATCTGCAAGGCAAACTGTTTGTCGACTACCTGTCGCCGCTAAAGCGCAAGCGCATTCAGGATAAACTAGCGAAAATCAAACGCTTTAACGAAAAGCACGCCAACCAAGCCTAACCCCAGATTGTAAGGAAGTGACCTTGAGCAAGCCGTTACGCATTGTCTTTGCAGGTACGCCTGATTTCGCCGCCCGTCACCTGGCGGCGTTGTTGTCTTCAGACCATGAAGTGATTGCCGTCTATACGCCACCCGACAAACCGGCCGGCCGCGGGAAAAAAATCACCGCTAGTCCGGTGAAGCAACTGGCGCTGGCGCACGATATTCCGGTTTTTCAGCCGGAAAACTTTAAATCAGATGAAGCCAAGCAAGCGCTGGCAGCACTGAACGCCGATCTGATGGTCGTGGTGGCCTACAGCCATTTGCTGCCGCAAAAGGTACTCGACACCCCACGTCTCGGCTGCATCAATGTTCACGGCTCCATCCTGCCACGCTGGCGGGGCGCGGCACCGATCCAACGCTCCATCTGGGCCGGGGATGCCGAAACCGGTGTCACCATTATGCAGATGGATGTGGGCCTGGATACCGGCGATATGCTGAAAATCGCCACCACGCCGATCGAAGCGAGCGACACCAGCGCCACCATGTACGACAAGCTGGCCGAGCTGGGCCCGGTCGCACTGGTTGAGTGTGTCAACGACATTGCCGATGGCACAGCCGTCCCGGTGAAGCAAGATGATGCCCAGGCCAACTACGCCAAAAAACTCAGCAAAGAAGAAGCCCAGATTGACTGGTCGATGGACGCTGCCGCCATTGAGCGCTGCATCCGTGCCTTTAACCCATGGCCGATGAGCTATTTCACCGTTGCCGGGCAGAACGTCAAAGTCTGGCGCGCCGCCGTCGAAGCCGACAACCAGGGCCAGGCACCGGGTACGATTCTGGCCGCTGACAAACACGGGATCCTGGTTGCCACCGGTGAAGGCGCCCTGCGCCTGCTGGAGCTGCAGCCGCCGGGCAAGAAAGCCATGCCGGTGCCGGATTTACTCAATTCGCGCCGGGACTGGTTTGAAACCGGCACCGTACTTTAATCACCAAGCCAGTGTCTGCACTGGCTTTTCTTTTCCGTCCCGAAAACGAACGATTCAGCTCCCGGCGCTGCAACGCCTGCCGATGCGCCGGCAGCGATAACTCAGGAAATCCGAATGAACGTAAGAGCCGCTGCAGCCGAGGTGATCTATCAGGTTGTCGATCAAGGCCAGTCCCTGTCTACGGCACTGCCTGCCGCCCAGCAACACATCAAAGAGCGCGATCAGGCCCTGTTACAGGAAATCTGCTATGGCGTCCTGCGCTGGCTGCCCAAACTGGAATCCATCACCCAGCAGCTGATGGACAAACCGCTCAAAGGCAAGCAACGGGTGTTTCATCACCTGATCCTGGTCGGGCTGTATCAGCTCGGTTACATGCGCATTCCCGCCCATGCCGCCGTGGCCGAAACGGTCAATGCCACCAAAAATCTGAAAAAGCCGCAACTGCGCGGGCTGATCAATGCCGTACTGCGTAACTACCAGCGCCAGCAGGCCAGTCTGGACGAGCAGGCCCAAAGCCATGATGCCGGTCGTTACGGCCATCCGGGCTGGTTACTCAAGTTGATCAAAACCAGCTATCCGGACGACTATGAAACCATTCTGACGGCCAACAATACCAAGGCACCGATGTGGCTGCGGGTCAACCGTCGCCACCACAGCCGCGACGAATACCAGGGGCTGCTCGACCAGGCTGGTATTGAGAGCG
It includes:
- the fmt gene encoding methionyl-tRNA formyltransferase; this translates as MSKPLRIVFAGTPDFAARHLAALLSSDHEVIAVYTPPDKPAGRGKKITASPVKQLALAHDIPVFQPENFKSDEAKQALAALNADLMVVVAYSHLLPQKVLDTPRLGCINVHGSILPRWRGAAPIQRSIWAGDAETGVTIMQMDVGLDTGDMLKIATTPIEASDTSATMYDKLAELGPVALVECVNDIADGTAVPVKQDDAQANYAKKLSKEEAQIDWSMDAAAIERCIRAFNPWPMSYFTVAGQNVKVWRAAVEADNQGQAPGTILAADKHGILVATGEGALRLLELQPPGKKAMPVPDLLNSRRDWFETGTVL